ATCGTGGTGCTGAACACTTGCTATGCCGATGCTGAAGGCAAGACCATCAAAAGGAAAGCCACCGGAAAAGCCTACGCTGTGGATGCCAGCAATTCCAAGCTCAAGGTCAGCTTTTTCTGGCCCTTCAAAGGAGATTACTGGATCGTGATGCTGGATGAAGCGGGCTACCAATACGCCGTGGTGAGCGATCCCGGCCGCAAATATCTGTGGATCCTGACCCGCCAACGCAATCTGGACAAAGCCACCTATCAAAAGATCGAGAGCTTTCTGCGAACAGGTGGATGGGACTTGAACAAATTGGAGATGACCGGCAAGCTGATCTGAACAAAGATTTTGGAGCGGGCGTTTTTTGTTGACACG
This genomic interval from Candidatus Cloacimonadaceae bacterium contains the following:
- a CDS encoding lipocalin family protein, which gives rise to MNHIMLIIAIMTLSLMPLMAKPAPVTTVKSVDMNRYLGLWYQFAYFPNGFQPKDCGLTTAHYSMGKKNKIVVLNTCYADAEGKTIKRKATGKAYAVDASNSKLKVSFFWPFKGDYWIVMLDEAGYQYAVVSDPGRKYLWILTRQRNLDKATYQKIESFLRTGGWDLNKLEMTGKLI